The following proteins are encoded in a genomic region of Rubrobacter xylanophilus DSM 9941:
- a CDS encoding chorismate mutase translates to MPQEVPVEERVRALRARVDEVDRRLVRALNERARLVQEILSAKAEAGLPVYDPRREEEILRRVVEANEGPLYDSSVREIFELVLHRIRDLEIQQSGGEGRRDGS, encoded by the coding sequence ATGCCGCAGGAGGTCCCGGTAGAGGAGAGGGTGAGGGCGCTGCGGGCCAGGGTCGACGAGGTCGACCGGAGGCTGGTCCGGGCGCTCAACGAGCGGGCGCGTCTCGTGCAGGAGATCCTCTCGGCCAAGGCCGAGGCGGGGCTTCCCGTCTACGACCCCCGGCGGGAGGAGGAGATCCTGCGGCGGGTGGTGGAGGCGAACGAGGGGCCGCTCTACGACTCCTCGGTGCGCGAGATCTTCGAGCTCGTCCTGCACAGGATACGGGACCTGGAGATCCAGCAGAGCGGGGGGGAGGGGCGCCGGGATGGATCCTGA